In Numidum massiliense, a single genomic region encodes these proteins:
- the bshA gene encoding N-acetyl-alpha-D-glucosaminyl L-malate synthase BshA, whose protein sequence is MYRIGITCYPTHGGSGVVATELGKLLADRGHEIHFITYNMPFRLGQFHRNIYYHEVEVNHYALFQYPPYDLSLASKMAQVAKTESLDLLHVHYAVPHAVCAYLAKQMVGEHLKVVTTLHGTDITVLGYDRSLRDIILFGIESSDAVTAVSDSLIEETVRMFPVKKPLRRIYNFVDNRVYYPRDVRHMRRDYARDDEKIVLHISNFRAVKRVPDVVKTFQRIRERVPAKLLLIGDGPEWSTVCQLVKQLGLEEHVLCLGKQDEVVKIISLADLLLLPSERESFGLVALEAMACGVPTVASRAGGLGEVIAHGETGYLCAVGDTEAMARHAVELLTDKAKYEQFRRRGIERAKTVFSAKKIAAAYEEVYRDVLRG, encoded by the coding sequence ATGTATCGGATTGGGATTACGTGTTATCCGACGCACGGCGGCTCGGGCGTCGTCGCAACCGAACTCGGCAAGTTGCTAGCGGATCGCGGGCACGAAATTCACTTTATTACGTATAACATGCCCTTTCGCTTAGGGCAGTTTCACCGCAATATTTATTACCACGAAGTTGAAGTTAACCATTATGCGTTGTTTCAATACCCGCCGTACGACCTCAGTTTAGCGAGCAAAATGGCGCAAGTGGCGAAAACGGAGTCGCTCGATTTGTTGCACGTGCACTATGCCGTGCCCCACGCGGTCTGCGCGTATTTGGCGAAACAGATGGTCGGCGAGCACTTGAAAGTCGTGACGACGTTGCACGGGACAGATATTACCGTTCTCGGATATGACCGTTCGTTGAGAGACATTATTTTATTCGGGATCGAGTCTAGCGACGCCGTCACTGCGGTGTCGGACAGTTTAATCGAAGAGACTGTGCGCATGTTCCCGGTGAAAAAACCGCTCAGACGTATTTACAATTTCGTCGACAATCGCGTCTATTACCCGCGCGACGTGCGTCACATGCGGCGCGATTATGCTAGAGACGACGAGAAAATTGTATTGCACATCTCAAATTTTCGCGCGGTAAAAAGAGTGCCAGACGTCGTCAAAACGTTTCAGCGCATCCGTGAACGCGTACCCGCCAAACTGCTACTCATCGGCGACGGGCCTGAGTGGTCGACCGTGTGTCAATTAGTCAAGCAACTCGGCTTAGAGGAACACGTACTTTGTCTAGGGAAGCAAGACGAAGTGGTAAAGATAATTTCCCTCGCCGACTTATTGTTGTTGCCTTCGGAGCGGGAAAGTTTCGGACTCGTCGCCTTGGAAGCGATGGCTTGTGGCGTGCCGACGGTCGCTTCGCGCGCCGGCGGGTTAGGGGAAGTGATTGCCCACGGTGAAACGGGCTATTTGTGCGCAGTCGGCGATACGGAGGCGATGGCGCGCCACGCAGTTGAGTTGTTGACCGATAAAGCCAAATACGAACAGTTTCGCCGGCGCGGGATCGAACGGGCCAAGACAGTTTTTTCTGCGAAAAAAATTGCTGCCGCATATGAGGAAGTGTATCGCGATGTGTTACGCGGCTGA
- a CDS encoding CCA tRNA nucleotidyltransferase, translated as MCYAAERIQQLLQMPRVVVAKGVMAQLERAGFQAYLVGGAVRDALLGRAIGDIDLATSATPDEVQALFPHAVPTGLAHGTVTVVARGEPFEVTTFRQEGPYVDKRHPAYVHYVRDITDDLARRDFTINALACDSRGHLVDPFGGLADLQAGIVRAVGQPRDRFREDALRLLRALRFAAQLDFTIDRETVAAMRDEAASLGALAAERVRTELHKLLAAPQPGRVLQLLWTEELLPHIAPLTDSLEGVVPDADARLGANGSGTGNGTRAFSSVNWRPSSDQLAQIENELDVALRWILFLRLCGATAGQARSLARALRMSRQQMDELAYIWQAADSWQRTLLSPREARAAAFAHGLAPALRIVRLAHYFGQVTAVERQLLERQLCHADWELAVEQVTQLALDSAAMIRLAGRRPGPWLGRVRQALLEKVVAGEVVNDAHRLEREWRLHGPDAP; from the coding sequence ATGTGTTACGCGGCTGAACGGATCCAGCAGTTATTGCAAATGCCGCGGGTAGTCGTCGCTAAAGGCGTGATGGCGCAGTTAGAACGCGCGGGATTTCAAGCGTACCTCGTCGGTGGCGCGGTACGCGACGCCTTGCTCGGGCGGGCAATCGGCGACATCGATCTAGCGACGTCGGCGACCCCAGACGAGGTGCAAGCGTTGTTTCCGCACGCCGTGCCGACTGGACTCGCTCACGGGACAGTGACAGTCGTCGCCCGAGGCGAACCTTTCGAAGTGACGACCTTTCGCCAAGAAGGCCCGTACGTCGATAAGCGGCACCCCGCTTACGTCCATTATGTGCGCGACATCACGGACGACCTCGCGCGGCGCGATTTCACGATTAATGCGCTCGCCTGCGACAGCCGTGGCCACTTGGTCGACCCGTTTGGCGGGTTGGCCGATTTACAGGCAGGCATCGTCCGCGCTGTCGGTCAGCCGCGCGACCGCTTTCGCGAAGATGCGCTGCGCCTGTTGCGCGCCTTGCGCTTCGCCGCACAATTGGATTTCACTATTGACAGAGAGACAGTAGCAGCGATGCGAGACGAAGCCGCTAGTCTCGGCGCGCTCGCCGCGGAACGCGTCCGCACAGAACTGCACAAATTACTCGCTGCACCGCAACCGGGCAGGGTGCTCCAATTGTTGTGGACAGAGGAGCTCCTACCCCACATTGCGCCGCTCACTGATTCGCTAGAAGGTGTTGTCCCTGATGCCGATGCGCGCCTAGGAGCAAATGGCAGCGGTACAGGTAACGGCACAAGGGCATTCTCTTCTGTCAACTGGAGACCCTCTAGCGACCAGTTAGCGCAAATTGAAAACGAATTAGATGTGGCGTTACGCTGGATATTATTTCTGCGGTTGTGCGGGGCGACTGCTGGGCAGGCGCGGTCACTCGCACGCGCCTTGCGCATGTCGCGGCAACAAATGGACGAACTGGCGTACATATGGCAGGCAGCAGACAGCTGGCAGCGTACGCTGTTATCGCCGCGAGAGGCGCGTGCAGCTGCATTCGCGCACGGGTTGGCGCCAGCCCTCCGCATCGTCCGCCTCGCGCACTATTTTGGGCAGGTGACGGCAGTTGAACGACAGTTGCTCGAGCGGCAACTGTGTCACGCCGACTGGGAACTCGCTGTCGAACAGGTGACTCAGCTGGCGTTAGACAGTGCGGCGATGATCCGACTCGCCGGGCGCCGCCCTGGCCCGTGGCTCGGCCGGGTGCGGCAGGCACTGCTCGAGAAGGTCGTCGCCGGAGAAGTTGTCAATGACGCGCATCGTTTAGAAAGGGAGTGGCGCTTACATGGACCTGACGCTCCGTGA
- a CDS encoding biotin--[acetyl-CoA-carboxylase] ligase, which produces MDLTLREAVLRYFTQSNAYVSGERLSEALGCTRTAVWKQIEELRALGYVFDAKPRKGYRLVSRPDVVLAEEIKCFNEAAHIGQEVRYVDTTPSTQQIAHKWAREGAAHGALVVADEQTAGKGRMGRFWHSPPGSGIWMSFILRPAIPLVYTPHLTILVAVAVTRALRRAASVDALIKWPNDLFIAGRKVCGVLTEVRAEADRIHYVVAGVGINVHTTKEDWPPELRPIATSLTQEIAHVEGQSITGGAVEDGDYGEEKPHLSRARIIAACCEELEQLLNMYEKNGFSPIRSLWESYAFMLGQTVTVRASDGTKRGKALGLDESGALLLQTSQGVEPIFSADVLV; this is translated from the coding sequence ATGGACCTGACGCTCCGTGAAGCCGTCTTACGTTATTTTACACAGTCGAACGCGTACGTTTCTGGGGAGCGCCTCAGCGAGGCGCTCGGCTGTACGCGGACAGCCGTTTGGAAGCAAATCGAGGAGTTGCGCGCACTCGGTTACGTTTTTGACGCTAAGCCGCGCAAAGGATACCGCTTAGTGTCTCGTCCCGACGTCGTGCTCGCCGAAGAAATTAAGTGTTTTAACGAGGCCGCGCATATCGGGCAGGAGGTGCGCTACGTGGATACGACTCCTTCGACACAACAGATCGCCCACAAATGGGCGCGTGAAGGGGCTGCGCACGGTGCGCTCGTCGTTGCCGACGAACAGACAGCGGGCAAAGGGCGGATGGGACGGTTTTGGCATTCGCCGCCGGGCAGCGGCATTTGGATGAGTTTCATTTTGCGGCCGGCGATCCCGCTCGTTTATACGCCACACTTGACGATCTTAGTCGCTGTCGCAGTGACGCGAGCGCTGCGTCGCGCCGCCTCTGTTGACGCCCTCATTAAGTGGCCGAACGATTTGTTCATCGCTGGCCGAAAAGTGTGCGGCGTCTTAACCGAAGTGCGTGCAGAAGCGGATCGGATTCATTACGTCGTCGCCGGCGTCGGCATTAACGTACATACGACGAAGGAAGATTGGCCGCCGGAGTTGCGCCCGATCGCGACATCACTCACGCAGGAAATCGCGCATGTGGAGGGACAGTCTATTACCGGCGGAGCCGTAGAAGACGGCGATTACGGCGAAGAAAAGCCGCACCTGTCCCGTGCGCGCATTATTGCCGCTTGTTGCGAGGAACTCGAACAACTGCTCAACATGTATGAGAAAAATGGTTTTTCTCCGATCCGCTCCCTTTGGGAGAGTTACGCCTTCATGCTAGGACAAACGGTGACTGTGCGCGCGTCCGATGGAACGAAGCGGGGAAAGGCACTCGGGTTGGACGAGAGTGGCGCCTTGCTTTTGCAGACGTCGCAGGGCGTCGAGCCGATTTTTTCGGCAGACGTCTTAGTATAG